The following proteins come from a genomic window of Pseudomonas sp. J452:
- a CDS encoding potassium channel family protein — protein sequence MFMNLLIGLPVTLLCLLLQAVVVALSLRRYVEFRRNLHTPSPGSTILILGLVMLLMLFGNFLQMAIWAQLFVMLGEFESFTQALYFSGVTFSTLGYGDLVLSKPRQLLSALEAANGILMFGVSTAVLTAALHDVIKHYTERASDS from the coding sequence ATGTTCATGAATCTGTTGATCGGCCTGCCGGTGACCCTGCTGTGCCTGCTGTTGCAGGCCGTGGTGGTCGCCCTCAGCTTGCGCCGCTATGTCGAGTTCCGCCGCAACCTGCACACCCCCTCGCCAGGCAGCACCATCCTGATCCTGGGCCTGGTGATGCTGCTGATGCTGTTCGGCAACTTCCTGCAGATGGCCATCTGGGCCCAGTTGTTCGTCATGCTCGGCGAGTTCGAGAGCTTTACCCAGGCCCTGTATTTTTCCGGCGTGACCTTTTCCACCCTTGGTTACGGCGATCTGGTGCTGTCCAAGCCCCGGCAACTGCTGAGCGCCCTGGAGGCGGCCAACGGCATCTTGATGTTCGGCGTGTCCACCGCCGTGCTCACCGCCGCCCTGCATGATGTGATCAAGCACTACACCGAGAGAGCCAGTGACTCTTGA
- the dcd gene encoding dCTP deaminase has product MSIKSDKWIRRMAQEHGMIEPFVERQVRTEGAERLISYGVSSYGYDVRCADEFKVFTNIHSATVDPKNFDEKSFVDVKGPVCIIPPNSFALARTVEYFRIPRDVLTICLGKSTYARCGIIVNVTPLEPEWEGHVTLEFSNTTTLPAKIYANEGVAQMLFLQSDEECEVSYADRGGKYQGQTGVTLPKT; this is encoded by the coding sequence ATGAGCATCAAATCGGACAAGTGGATTCGCCGCATGGCCCAGGAGCACGGGATGATCGAGCCCTTTGTCGAGCGCCAGGTGCGCACCGAAGGCGCCGAGCGCCTGATTTCCTACGGGGTCTCCAGCTACGGCTACGACGTACGCTGCGCCGACGAGTTCAAGGTCTTCACCAACATCCACTCGGCCACCGTCGATCCGAAGAACTTCGATGAGAAGAGCTTTGTCGATGTCAAAGGCCCGGTGTGCATCATCCCGCCGAATTCCTTCGCCCTGGCCCGTACCGTCGAGTACTTCCGCATCCCGCGTGATGTGCTGACCATCTGCCTGGGCAAGAGCACCTACGCGCGCTGCGGCATCATCGTCAACGTCACTCCGCTGGAGCCCGAGTGGGAAGGCCACGTGACCCTGGAGTTCTCCAACACCACCACCCTGCCGGCGAAGATCTACGCCAACGAGGGTGTGGCGCAGATGCTGTTCCTGCAGTCCGACGAAGAGTGCGAAGTGTCTTACGCCGACCGTGGCGGCAAGTACCAGGGCCAGACCGGCGTGACGCTGCCGAAAACCTGA
- a CDS encoding HlyD family secretion protein → MTDKPKNAPPAPAKSQDPSRRGVQITLAVIGLTLIWYLLADRFTPYTQQARVQAYVVPVAAEVAGRVSRVLVENNQMVKAGQVLFEINPEPYEIAVAKARAELQNMRGQVGASTAGIDSAQASLRVAEAGELEASQDRARLERLYRDDPGTISLRRLEISRANQAKASSQVAAARAEVQRARETEGGSGEDNARLRSATAALEQAELDLSKTQVKAASTGLITDLRIEVGQYAGAGSPQMTLIALNDLWISAEMSENNLGHLQPGTPVSIVLDARPGHVYRGRIRSIGYGISVGQAPPPGSLPTVENNRDWLRAAQRFPVIVELEANELGDYRGLRVGGQAEVMAFPSEGNPLNLLGRAFLRVMSWLSFAY, encoded by the coding sequence ATGACCGACAAACCCAAGAACGCTCCACCGGCCCCGGCCAAGAGCCAGGATCCCAGCCGCCGCGGCGTGCAGATCACCCTGGCGGTAATCGGCCTGACCCTGATCTGGTACCTGCTGGCCGACCGCTTCACCCCCTACACCCAACAGGCGCGGGTGCAGGCCTATGTGGTGCCCGTGGCAGCGGAGGTGGCCGGCCGCGTGAGCCGGGTGCTGGTGGAAAACAACCAGATGGTCAAAGCCGGCCAGGTGCTGTTCGAGATCAACCCCGAGCCCTACGAGATTGCCGTGGCCAAGGCCCGTGCCGAGCTGCAGAACATGCGTGGCCAGGTCGGCGCCAGCACCGCCGGCATCGACTCCGCCCAGGCCTCGCTGCGCGTCGCCGAGGCTGGCGAACTCGAGGCCAGCCAGGACCGCGCCCGCCTCGAACGGCTGTATCGCGATGACCCCGGCACCATCTCCCTGCGCCGCCTGGAAATCTCCCGGGCCAATCAGGCCAAGGCCAGCAGCCAGGTGGCCGCGGCCCGGGCCGAGGTGCAACGGGCCCGCGAAACCGAAGGTGGCAGCGGCGAGGACAACGCCCGTCTGCGCAGCGCCACTGCGGCACTGGAGCAGGCCGAACTGGACCTGAGCAAGACTCAGGTAAAAGCCGCCTCCACCGGGCTGATTACCGATCTGCGCATCGAAGTGGGCCAGTACGCCGGGGCCGGCAGCCCGCAGATGACCCTGATCGCCCTCAACGACCTGTGGATCAGCGCCGAGATGAGCGAGAACAACCTCGGCCATCTGCAGCCGGGCACACCAGTATCCATAGTCCTCGATGCCCGCCCCGGGCATGTCTACCGCGGACGCATACGCAGCATCGGCTACGGCATCAGCGTCGGCCAGGCACCGCCTCCCGGCAGCCTGCCGACCGTGGAGAACAACCGCGACTGGTTGCGTGCGGCGCAGCGCTTCCCAGTGATAGTCGAGCTCGAGGCCAACGAGCTGGGCGACTACCGCGGCCTGCGTGTCGGCGGTCAGGCCGAGGTGATGGCCTTCCCCAGCGAGGGCAACCCGCTCAACCTGCTCGGCCGCGCCTTTCTGCGCGTGATGAGCTGGCTGTCGTTCGCCTACTGA
- a CDS encoding TolC family protein, with amino-acid sequence MANNPGRAWALLAAATLGGCVRLGPDFQSPQQDWIDHWDSTALAAASVQQPQPDHRQWWAQLEDPLLDRLISAADVNNPSLRIAALRILEARAQLGIASSGRYPQVQQGSADSLYLDRNQYDGAPELDSNAWQYSTGFAAGWELDFWGRYSRAIESADANYFAAQANYEDVLVLLRAQVAQTYYALRTAEARLGIARDNAKLQKRSLDITERLFNSGNSDELDLQQAKTQYLATLSSIPDLETQVAQTRNALAVLVGQPPGSLPELNAETALVPLVDQALLADVPANLLLRRPDVRAAELLVAAQSALIGVAEADLYPSISLLGSIGWSASSLDGSPQTVSLGGGPSLTWNLFDHGRLRNNVRVQDARLQQLIEAYQDRVRQAAREADDAATGLSKALERERILREASFSAKRSLTLANAQYREGYSDFQRVLDAQRALFAQQDGYLLARSAALSNLINLYRALGGGWYTNQPLLDQATYEQMSQRTDWGDLLDEPPARPGQHSMPDQPANTPEPAAQADTP; translated from the coding sequence TGGGTGGCTGCGTGCGCCTGGGCCCGGACTTCCAGTCGCCCCAACAGGACTGGATCGACCACTGGGACAGCACTGCCCTGGCAGCGGCCAGCGTGCAGCAACCGCAACCGGATCACCGCCAATGGTGGGCGCAGCTCGAGGATCCGCTGCTCGACCGCCTGATCAGCGCAGCCGATGTGAACAACCCCAGCCTGCGCATCGCCGCCCTGCGCATCCTCGAGGCCCGCGCCCAACTCGGTATCGCCAGCAGCGGGCGCTACCCGCAGGTGCAGCAGGGCAGCGCCGACAGCCTCTACCTCGACCGCAACCAGTACGACGGCGCCCCGGAGCTGGACAGCAACGCCTGGCAATACAGCACCGGTTTCGCTGCAGGCTGGGAGCTGGACTTCTGGGGCCGCTACAGCCGCGCCATCGAGTCAGCCGACGCCAACTACTTCGCCGCCCAGGCCAACTACGAGGATGTCCTGGTGCTGCTGCGCGCCCAGGTGGCACAGACTTACTACGCCTTGCGCACCGCCGAAGCCCGTCTGGGCATCGCCCGCGATAATGCCAAGCTGCAAAAGCGCAGCCTGGACATCACCGAGCGCCTGTTCAACAGCGGCAACAGCGATGAACTCGACCTGCAACAGGCCAAGACCCAGTACCTGGCTACCCTGAGCAGCATCCCCGATCTGGAGACCCAGGTCGCCCAGACCCGCAATGCCCTGGCCGTGCTGGTTGGCCAGCCGCCGGGCAGCCTGCCCGAGTTGAACGCCGAGACCGCCCTGGTGCCGCTGGTCGATCAGGCCCTGCTCGCTGACGTGCCAGCCAACCTGCTGCTGCGCCGCCCGGACGTACGCGCTGCCGAATTGCTGGTGGCCGCTCAGTCGGCACTGATCGGCGTGGCCGAAGCCGATCTCTACCCCTCGATCAGCCTGCTCGGTAGCATCGGCTGGTCCGCCAGCAGCCTGGATGGCAGCCCGCAGACGGTCAGTCTCGGCGGTGGCCCCAGCCTGACCTGGAACCTGTTCGACCACGGCCGCCTGCGCAACAACGTGCGCGTGCAGGACGCCCGCCTGCAGCAACTGATCGAGGCCTATCAAGACCGCGTGCGCCAGGCCGCGCGCGAGGCCGACGATGCCGCCACCGGCCTGAGCAAGGCCCTGGAGCGCGAACGCATCCTGCGCGAAGCCTCATTCTCGGCCAAACGCTCGCTGACCCTGGCCAACGCCCAGTACCGCGAAGGCTATTCCGACTTCCAGCGCGTACTGGACGCCCAGCGCGCCCTGTTCGCCCAGCAGGACGGCTACCTGCTGGCACGCAGTGCCGCGCTGAGCAACCTGATCAATCTCTATCGCGCCCTCGGTGGCGGCTGGTACACCAACCAGCCGCTACTCGACCAAGCCACCTACGAACAGATGAGCCAACGCACCGACTGGGGCGACCTGCTCGACGAGCCACCCGCCCGCCCAGGCCAACACAGCATGCCCGACCAGCCCGCGAACACCCCGGAACCCGCCGCCCAGGCAGATACGCCATGA
- a CDS encoding DUF2955 domain-containing protein translates to MADPRPQRALRLACGVALGTALGFGLALPLPFLTPMLVLVLLVSNNQPLSAKAGLSLALVITLTCGSGLLLSPLLRHSPVSGVLLVALGLFLIFRFSLRGGNSLLSTLQVVGLTMISAAGTASLALGQTVVEALVKAVLLTTLCVAFSHLLFPEPPGQAAAAKPAPMANARSAWIALRAMLVVMPAWLLALIDPASYMPLVMKSVNLGQQVCSTNARDAGRELLGSTLLGGALAIVFWTLLSILPHLWLFFLLMLLFVLLMARRLYRLSTTRFGASFWLNTCATLIILLGQSVQDSASGKDVHTAFAIRMGLFILVTLYACAAVYLIDLRSKGPNEEIPCS, encoded by the coding sequence GTGGCCGACCCCCGCCCCCAGCGTGCCCTGCGCCTGGCCTGCGGCGTGGCCTTGGGCACAGCACTGGGCTTCGGCCTGGCGCTGCCGCTGCCCTTCCTCACGCCGATGCTGGTCCTGGTGCTGCTGGTATCGAACAACCAGCCACTGAGCGCCAAGGCCGGCCTGAGCCTGGCCCTGGTGATCACCCTGACCTGCGGCAGCGGTCTGCTGCTCAGCCCGCTACTGCGCCACTCGCCGGTCAGCGGCGTGCTGCTGGTGGCACTCGGCCTGTTCCTGATCTTTCGCTTCAGCCTGCGCGGCGGCAACAGCCTGCTCTCGACCTTGCAGGTGGTCGGTCTGACCATGATCTCTGCCGCCGGCACAGCCTCCCTGGCACTGGGCCAGACGGTGGTCGAGGCGCTGGTCAAGGCGGTGCTGCTGACCACCCTGTGCGTGGCCTTCAGCCACCTGCTGTTCCCCGAGCCACCCGGCCAGGCCGCAGCCGCCAAGCCCGCGCCCATGGCCAACGCACGCTCCGCCTGGATCGCCCTGCGCGCCATGCTGGTGGTGATGCCGGCCTGGCTGCTGGCGCTGATCGATCCGGCCAGCTATATGCCGCTGGTGATGAAGTCGGTCAACCTCGGCCAGCAGGTCTGCAGCACCAATGCCCGCGACGCCGGCCGCGAGCTGCTCGGCTCGACCCTGCTCGGTGGTGCACTGGCGATCGTTTTCTGGACGCTGCTGAGCATCCTGCCGCACCTGTGGCTGTTCTTTCTGCTGATGCTGCTGTTCGTCCTGCTTATGGCTCGCCGCCTGTATCGGCTGAGCACTACGCGCTTCGGCGCCAGCTTCTGGCTGAACACCTGTGCCACCCTGATCATCCTGCTCGGCCAGTCGGTACAGGACAGCGCCTCCGGCAAGGATGTCCACACGGCCTTCGCCATCCGCATGGGCCTGTTCATCCTGGTCACCCTGTACGCCTGTGCGGCGGTCTACCTGATCGACCTGCGCAGCAAAGGCCCAAACGAGGAAATCCCATGTTCATGA